The following coding sequences lie in one Gemmatimonadaceae bacterium genomic window:
- a CDS encoding NAD-dependent epimerase/dehydratase family protein: MRVFLTGAAGPLGRALTEVFRERGDAVVGQVRRRSGIGVLRKLGAEPVMSDLMRARLLADAMQGCDLVVHVAQFFDFWAPQASTFHAVNVYGAENTLAAALEARVPRVVYVSSSLTIGEQPGFWGTERTVHRGYTHTAYERSKLTAEQAVLRYRAKGVEVIVVNPGLIVAAGDSGWLGRMVYDFVTGKRRRTGDAPMGWIWARDAATGIALAADKGHSGSRYILNAETMSTHEFMSRVAKVSGKSAPGVMPNWITTTTATFSTAAASLFGGRPRLSLDEARFTTSGFRVDGSHACAALGLEYTPMSRYLPNIISSYRASAKLLAA, encoded by the coding sequence ATGCGAGTATTTCTGACTGGAGCGGCCGGGCCGCTCGGACGCGCGCTCACCGAGGTGTTCCGCGAACGCGGCGATGCAGTGGTCGGACAGGTTCGCCGACGGAGCGGCATCGGAGTGTTACGAAAGTTGGGCGCCGAGCCGGTCATGAGCGATCTCATGCGCGCCCGGCTCCTCGCGGATGCGATGCAGGGCTGCGACCTGGTCGTCCACGTCGCGCAATTCTTCGACTTCTGGGCGCCGCAAGCCTCGACCTTTCACGCGGTGAACGTGTACGGAGCCGAGAACACGCTCGCTGCCGCGCTCGAAGCGCGCGTGCCGCGCGTCGTGTACGTGTCATCGTCGCTCACCATCGGTGAGCAACCCGGCTTCTGGGGTACCGAGCGCACCGTGCACCGCGGCTACACCCATACGGCATACGAGCGCTCCAAGCTCACCGCCGAACAAGCAGTGCTGCGCTACCGCGCCAAGGGTGTCGAAGTGATCGTCGTCAATCCGGGTCTCATCGTCGCCGCCGGCGATTCCGGATGGCTCGGCCGCATGGTCTACGATTTCGTCACCGGCAAGCGCCGCCGCACCGGCGACGCACCGATGGGATGGATCTGGGCGCGCGATGCGGCAACCGGAATCGCACTCGCCGCCGATAAAGGACACAGCGGATCGCGTTACATCTTGAACGCCGAGACGATGTCGACGCACGAATTCATGTCGCGCGTGGCGAAGGTGTCCGGCAAGTCGGCGCCCGGAGTCATGCCCAACTGGATCACCACGACGACGGCAACATTCTCGACCGCCGCCGCGTCGTTGTTCGGCGGACGTCCGCGCCTCTCACTCGACGAAGCACGATTCACCACGTCGGGATTTCGCGTCGACGGCTCGCATGCGTGTGCGGCACTCGGTCTGGAGTACACACCGATGTCCCGCTACCTGCCCAACATCATCAGCAGTTACCGCGCGAGCGCGAAGCTTCTCGCTGCGTAA